Proteins encoded within one genomic window of Triticum aestivum cultivar Chinese Spring chromosome 2D, IWGSC CS RefSeq v2.1, whole genome shotgun sequence:
- the LOC123051707 gene encoding uncharacterized protein, translating to MAAGPAAALKSFEERASDAEARLAKLEALLLNEDGPSEASSSAMRDLESKLDAATKECLAEKEQNRKLTVENEKLQYRVSHLIRTIKEAESR from the exons atggcggcggggccggcggcaGCCCTGAAATCCTTCGAGGAGAGAGCTTCCGATGCCGAG GCACGGTTAGCGAAGCTGGAAGCCCTGCTGCTGAACGAAG ATGGCCCATCCGAGGCAAGTTCATCTGCCATGAGAGATCTTGAGTCAAAGCTTGACGCGGCCACCAAAGAATGTCTCGCTGAGAAGGAACAG AACCGGAAGCTGACCGTGGAGAACGAGAAGCTCCAGTATCGTGTCTCCCATCTCATCCGGACAATCAAAGAGGCGGAGTCAAGATAG